A window of Diospyros lotus cultivar Yz01 chromosome 14, ASM1463336v1, whole genome shotgun sequence contains these coding sequences:
- the LOC127790366 gene encoding transcription repressor OFP15-like, protein MKLPFLFRPTEGTVSWPWQSCGSYRTLSFRANSANNYATVEGPAEEDDGEGSGESIEAVIRGLRSAERLFFEPGETSSITGEPKRGEIPFKESVVVEMESENPFVDFKRSMEEMVEAQGLRESEFLEELLNWYLRFNDPNNHGYVIGAFVDLLVDLAAFSSDDRDSSSSSCCCCLSEPNDRCCSSTSTTARSPTSALSFFSSSTCYTSPCLSSLEGEDEIEKAAENSPSPDS, encoded by the coding sequence ATGAAGCTCCCGTTTCTCTTCCGGCCAACAGAGGGCACAGTTTCATGGCCGTGGCAGTCCTGCGGAAGCTATAGAACCCTCTCTTTCCGCGCCAACTCTGCCAACAACTACGCCACCGTCGAGGGACCGGCGGAGGAGGACGACGGCGAAGGCAGCGGGGAGTCCATAGAGGCGGTGATTCGGGGGCTGAGGTCGGCGGAGAGGCTGTTTTTCGAGCCGGGAGAGACGAGCTCGATAACGGGTGAACCCAAAAGAGGCGAAATTCCGTTCAAGGAGAGTGTGGTGGTGGAGATGGAATCTGAAAACCCTTTTGTGGACTTCAAGAGATCGATGGAGGAGATGGTGGAGGCTCAGGGCTTGCGGGAAAGTGAGTTTCTTGAAGAGCTGTTGAACTGGTATTTGAGGTTCAACGATCCGAACAATCATGGGTATGTGATTGGAGCTTTTGTTGATTTGTTGGTTGATCTCGCCGCCTTTTCTTCTGATGATcgtgattcttcttcttcttcttgctgttGTTGTTTGTCTGAACCTAATGATCGGTGTTGTTCTAGTACCAGTACGACTGCTCGCTCTCCAACCTCTGCTTTGtccttcttttcttccagtACTTGTTATACTAGTCCTTGCTTATCTTCGTTAGAAGGTGAGGATGAGATTGAAAAGGCAGCAGAAAATTCTCCATCTCCAGATTCTTGA